TTTCCCAAAGCGGACTTTCCGCCGGGTAGGGGGGCCTGGGGTAGCCCGCGGGCAGGCCCAGGTGGCGGAGGGCCTGCTTCAGGAGGGGCACCCCGCCCCTGGCCAGGAGGTCTCCCAGGGGGAAGAGCTTCCTCTGCAGGGCCTGGGCCTCCTCCAGCCTTCCTTCCCGGAAGCGATGCAGAAGGGCCCGGTAGGCCCTAGGGGCGAGGTTCGCCGCGGCGAGGATCCCCCCTTCCGCCCCCAGGGCCAAGGCGGCGAGGAAGGTGGGCGCGTGGCCCGTATAGACCCGAAGGCCTCCCAGGTGGGCCTGGTAGAAGGCGAACCGGGCCATCTCGCCGCTGGAGTCCTTGAGGCCCTGGACCTGGGGGTGCCGGGCCAGGGTTGCCACCAGGGCGAGGGGGAGGTCTACCCGGGTGTTCTGGGGCACGTGGTAGAGGAAGAGGGGCATCCTCTCCGCCAGGGCCTCGTAGTAGCGGAGGAGGCCTTCCCCGAGGCTTGCGTGGTAGTAGCGGGGCGGGGTGGCGAGGAGGGCCCAGGCCCCGGCCGCCCTCGCCTCCTCCAGGGCCCTTTCCGCCTGGGGCAGGGTCTCCTCCATCAGCCCCACCAGAAAAGGCTTCCCGGGCTTGAGCGCCCGCAGGCCTTGGGCCCGCTCCTCGGGGGTGAGGTGGACCCCCTCCCCGTTGGAGCCGTAGACCAAAAGGCCATCCACCAGAGGCTCGAGGGCCTCCGCCAGCTCCCGGAAAGCCTCGGTGTCCAAGCGGCCTTCCCGGTCAAAGGGGGTGGGGATAGGGGGGAGGATCACGCCCGCCTCCTCAGGGGCCCCAGGGCGAAGAGGAGGAAGTGGAGGCCGTAGGCCAAGAGGAGAAGCCCCGCCCCCTCTCCCCGGAGGGTCTGGAGGAGGCCGAAGGCGAAGAGCAGGAGGAGGGCCAGGCCTAGGCCTCCGGAAAAGCCCAGGCTTCCCGGCACCAGAAGCCGCACGAGAAGGGCCCAGGCGGGGGCGACCTGCCCCCGGCGCCGCGGGAGGAGGAAGGCCAGGAGGTGGTAGGCGAGGAGGAGGAGGAAGAGGACAAGCCCCCAGGGCCTTGCCCCTGGGGCCACGGGCAGGGCGAGGCGCGGGGCGCGCCGCAGGGGGTCTTCCAGGAGGCGGGCCCACTCCACCTTTAGGAGGATGAGGTAGAGGGTGCGGAGGCTAGGCCCGGGCTCCCGCTCGCCCCAGGGGTCCTGCCCCAGGCCCAAGGCGGTGCGGATGGGGCCCTCGAGGGGGGCCTCGGCGTAGGCCCGGGCCAAGGACCCCTCCTCCCCCAAGAGGGCGCGGGCGAAGGGGAAGGCGCCCTCTGCCAGGAGCTTCCTGGCCTCCCGGGGGGCTTGGGGCAGGAGGGCATAGCCCAAGAGGGCCTTCACCTCGGGAAGGGGGGGCTGTTTGCGGAGCCAGTCCAGGGCAGCCTGGGTGCGCAGGCTCCCCTGGTCCAGGGGCGGCGCGGTCAGCTGGGCGCGCGCCTCCCGGTCCAGGCCGTAGAGGAGGAAGCCTGCCCCCAGGGCAAGGAGGAGGAGCAGGGCCAGGAGCCGCTCCCCTAAGCTGGCGTAGGCCAGGAAGAGGTGCCTGAGGCGCAGAAGGGGGTGCCGGAGATACCCCCCGAGAAACCCGCCGATGGGCCTGAGGTCCCGAAGCTGGGCGGGGAGGTAGTAGAGGAAGAGGTAGGCCATGAGGAAGAGGTAGGCCAGCCCCAGGGCGTAGAGGCCCTCGGGTAGGGGGCCAAGGTCCGGAGGGAGCCAGGCCCTCAGGTACCGGGCCCTCTCCCTCAGGGCCAGGGCCTGGGCGGGCCGCCCCTGGGCCTCGAGGGCCTCCGCCCGCTCCTGGAAGAAGGCCAGGGAGCCCGGGAAGAGGGGGGTGTAGCGGAGCAGCGCCTCCGTAAGGCTAAGGGCCTGGGCGGGATTCTCCTGGGCCAGGGCGCGGGCGGCCTCCGCCATGCGGCGCACCCCCTCCTGGCCGAAGAGGAGCTCGGGGCGGTGGCCCCGGGCGAGGAGGTCCTGCCCGTAGGCCCTCAGGTCCTCCTCGCTCAGGGCTTTAGGCTCCAGGGCCCAATAGGCGAAGTAGGGCCAGGGCTTGGGGGGCTTGAGGGCCTCCAGGAGGGGTCTGAGGCCCCTCAGGTCCTCCTCCGTCCCCTCAAAGGGCAAGGGGGGGAAGGGGATGGGGAGCACCAGGTCCCCAGCGAGGAGGGCCTCGGGTCCCGGGCGCAGGGCCAGCACCCTTCTGGGGGCGAAGTAGAAGCGGACCCCGGGCCCCTTAAGGCTGGCCTCCGCCACGAGAAGCCCCTGGGCCACGAAGGCCCTCTCCCCTTCCACCAGGGGTCCGAGCCAGGCCCCGGGAGGGAGGGGGAGGAGGCCCCAGGGGAGGCGGAGGCCCTCCGGGGTGAGCTCGGGGGCCTGGGGCGCCAAGGCGGTGAACCACCCTTCCACCGCCCCGGAGGGAAGGGCGAGGCGGACCCGGTACTCCCCCGGGGCTTCCGGGGTGAAGGGGAGACGGAACCCCCCTCCCTGGCTTTCCACCTCCAGGGCCTGGGTCCCCTTGGGGCCTGCCACCTCCAGGGGAAATCGGCCTGGGGGGAGGTCCTTGCCCTCCAGGAAAAGGGGCTCCCCCACGCGGGCGGTTTCCGGCAGGAGGAGGGACTGGCCCAAAGCCCCAAGGCCCAGGAAGGCCAAGGCGATCCATAGACGCATGGCGCTATTCTACCCCGGCCTTTCCGGGGCCAGGAGGCCGAGCCCATGGACGGGGAGAAGGGAAGCCCTCCTGGGTTGCGGCATGGATGGACCAGGGAAACGGCTACACAGCCCTAGTTTGGCCATCCCATCTTGTTAGGGTGCGGGGAAGGCAAAGGCTTCGTAACCCAGCTCGGCCACGGCAAACCAGCGGTACTCCTCCTGCCGGAAAGCCCAGTAGGCGGTGTACACCTTGCGGTAGAGGGGGTCCTTGGCTGCCTGTTCCTCGTAGAGGGCCCGGGCCTCCTCCAGGGCTTTCTTCATCACCTCGCCCGGCCACTTCCTAAGGCGCACGCCCGCCGCGAGGAGGCGCCCCAGGGCCGGGGGGTTGAGGGCATCGTACTTGGCCATCATGGTGAGGTTGACCTCCGCCGCGGCCACCTGGAAGGCCTCCTGGAACTCCTTAGGAAGCCTCGCCCACTCCCTCTGCCCCACCAGGAAGGAGAGCTGGGCGCTGGGCTCCCAGAAGGACGGATAGTAGTAATAGCGGGCCACCTTGTAAAACCCTAGCTTCTCGTCGTCATAGGGGCCGCTGAACTCCGTGGCGTCAATGGTGCCCCGCTCCAAGGCGGGGTAGATGTCCCCCGCGGCCAGGGTCTGGGGCACCACGCCCAGCCGCCCCATCACCAAGCCCCCAAGGCCGGGGATCCGCATCCTGAGCCCTTTCAGGTCCGCGAGGGTCCGGATCTCGCGGCGGAACCAGCCTCCCATCTGGGTTCCGGTGTTGCCCCCAGGGAACTGCACCACCCCGAAGTCGGCGTAGACCTGCCGGAGAAGCTCCAGACCCCCGCCGAAACGCATCCAGGCGTTATGCTGGCGGTAGGTCATGCCGAAGGGCACGCCTCCGTCAAAGGCCAGAACCGGGTTCTTCCCCACGTAGAAGGGGCCGTAGGTGTGGCCCGCCTCCACGGTTCCCTGCTGCACGGCGTCCAGTACCTGCCCTCCCGGCACGATCTCCCCTGCCTGGAAGACGCGGATCTGGAACCGCCCTCCGGTGAGCTCAGAAACCCGTTGCGCCAGGTCCTCCGCTCCTCCAAAGAGGGTGTCCAGGCTCTTGGGGTAGCTGGAGACCAGGCGCCAGCGCACCTGAGGGGCCGCCTGGGCAAAGGCGGTGTAGACGAGGCTCGCTGCCAGGCCGACCCCCACCCGCTTCAGAAACCTCCGCCGCTCCATAGGGCCTCCTTTCTCCTTAAGTCTACGCTCCTGACCCCGATTCGGCCCCACGCGATCCCCGACCGGGCCAAAGAAGGGGCCTTGGATTCCGCCTTAGGCCGTGTTTAGGAGGCGCTCCACCTGGCCCAGGAGGGCCTGCCCCTCAAAGGGCTTGCCCAGGAAGGCCTGGGCCCCGGCCTCCAGGGCCTCCTTCTGGCTCGTGGCGGAGACGCTGGCGGAAAGGGCTAAAACCGGGGTTTTCCCCAAGGCCCGCACCCGCCGGATGACCTCGAGGCCGGAAACCCCGGGCAGGATGAGGTCGCAGATCACGAGGTCGTAGGCCTCCCCCAGCCTGGCCAGGGCCGCCTGGGCCGAGGGGGCCCAGTCCACCTGGTGGCCGGCCCGCTCCAACAGGCGCCGCACCAGGTGGGCTACCAGGGGCTCGTCCTCAACCACCAGGATGCGGGCCATACAGGGGTAGGATAACCCGGAAGGTGGCGCCTTGGCCCGGGTGGCTCTCCACGGCGATCCGTCCGCCGTGAGCCTCCACGATGTGCCGGGAGATGTAGAGGCCAAGTCCGGTGCCCGCTACCCCCCGGGTTTGGGGGCCCTGGGCCCGGCCGTAGCGCTGGAAGAGCTTGGGGAGCTCCTCCTCGGGGATGCCGGGGCCTGTGTCGGCGACCTCCAAGACGAGCGCCTCCTCTTGGGCAAAGGCCCTGAGGCGCACCTCCCCCCCGGGAGGGGTGAACTTGAAGGCGTTGGAGAGGAGGTTCCCCACCACCTGGAGCAACCGCTCAGGGTCGGCCTCCAGGGGGGGCAGGGGTTCCACCTCTACCCGGAAGGCCACCCCCGAGAGCCGGGCCACCCCCTGGAAGCTCTTGGCCAGGTCTAAAAGGCGAGGGCGGAGGTCCACGGGACGGCGGGCGATCTCAAAGCGGCCGGCCTCGAGGCGGCTTGTGTCCAGGAGGTTGTCCACCATGGTTTTCAGGCGGAAGGCCGCCTCCAGGATGAGCTCCACCGACTCCCGCGCCCCCTCGGGAACCTCCTCCTTGAGGAGCTCCGCTAGGCCCAGGATCACCGCCAGGGGGGTGCGGAGCTCATGGGAAACGGCGGCGATGAACTCCCCCTTAAGCCTTTCCGCCTCGAGGCGGGGCCTAAGGTCCCTGAGGGTGACCACCACCCCCCGGATCCTGGGGTCCTGAAGGAGGTTCCGCCCCCAGGCCTCCACGGGGATGGGGGTACCGTCCCGGTGGAGGACCTTAAGCTCCGCCCGCCTCACCTCCCCGGGGCAGGCGAGGAGCTCGGCCAAGAGGTTTTGGGCCCGGGGGCGGTCCTCGGGGTGCACGTGGTCCCAAGCCCCCAGGGCCTTGACCTCCTCGGGGTCGTAGCCCAAGACGGCGCGGGCGCTTTCGCTCACAAAGCGGAGGAGGCCATGGTCGTCCAAGACGTAGATCACATCCTGGGCGTTTTCCAGAAGGGCCTTTAGCCGCTCCTCCTCGGCCTCGAGGTGATCCAAGAATCGGGCCTTCTCCAGGGCCAAAGCCGCCAGATTGGCCGCCTGGGCCACCCGGCTCAAGAAGCGCTCCCCGAAGCGGCGGGGTTTGCGGTAGACCAGGGCCAGGCCCCCACGGAAGCCCGGGGCGGCAAAGGGGGCCACCACCAGGCCTTTGGCCTCCGTGGCTTCAGCCAAGCCGCACCGGCCCCTAGCCCCCTCCTCCAGGGGCAGGGGCCTGCCCTCCTCTAGGGCCTGCTCCAGGAGGTTAGGCCGGGGGACCTCCTCCCCGGTGCTCAGGGAGCGAAGGCTCCCGGCCTCTTCCACGAGGAAGAGGGCCCGGTCGGCGCCGAAGAGAAGGGTAAGCCTCGCCGCCAGGGCCTCGGCCACCCTGGCCAGGCCCCGTTCCGCCAGGGCGGCCTGGGCCATCTCCGAAAGGCTCTGGGTGAAGCGGGCCTCCTCCCGGAGGGCCCGTTCCAGCTTGGCCCGCTCGCTGATGTCGTGGAGCACCAAAACCCGCATCTCCCCCACGCGCCGCCCCCGGACGCTGTAGGTCACCCCTTGGAAAAGGACCTCCAGCCGTCCCCCTTCCAGGGCCGGCCCCAACTGGGCGGGCAGGTGGGAGAGGACCACCCGTTCCCCCAAGCCCAGGATCTCCCGGGCGCGGCGGTTGGCAAACCCCTCCTCCCCAAGGAGGACCACCACGCCATCGGGAAGTTCCTCCAGGATCCTCACCAGCCGCCCCCGCTCCGCCGCCAGGGCCAAGGACAGCCGGCCCCGTTCCCGGTAGAGCTGGGCGTTCTTCAAGGCCACCGCCACGATCCCCGCCAAAAGCTCGAGGTACCCTACCTCCTCTTCCCCCACCGGTCTGCCCCCTGGGCCCCGGTCCACGCTGAAGACGCCTAGGGCTTCCTCCTCCAGGAGGAGGGGCACCACGGCCACATTGGGGCCCACCCCCGAGCGGGCCCGCTCGGGGAGCGCCTCACGGGGCAAAAGCAGCGTCTTTCGCTCGCGTAGCGCCTGGACCAATGGGTCGGCCGAGGTGGCCAGGGGGAAGCGGATCTGGCTTTGGCCCTCGGTCCAAAAGAACTCATCTCCCCGCAGGGTCAGGTGCCCCTCCAACAGGTCTCCCCGGACCAAGGCCACCGTCACCCGGTAGAAGCCAAAGCGCTCCTTGAGGGCGCGGGCCAAAAGCTCCAACACCCCCTCGGGCTGCAACAGGCGCGCCACATCGTGGGCCACCTGGTTGACATGGGCTAGGGCTTCGGCCTGGGCCCGGAGATGGGCCAAGGCTTCCTCCCGCTCGGTGAAGAGGCGGCCGTTTTTTAGGGCCAAGGCGGTGAGCTGGGCAAGGAGGGGCAGAAGCCGCTCGAGGCTCCGGGGAACCCCCTCGAGGCTTAACACCCCAAGGGGGGCAAAGGCGGGGCAGGAAGGGCAGACCAGGGGCCGGTTTTCCCGGGTGGCCCGGGGGCGCTGGGTGCACCGGGCCTCCGGCTTAGCCCAGCAGAAGCTTCCCCCTTCCCCCACCACCGGCAACCACCAGCCCTCCTCCTTTCGCAGGGGGCTTTCCTCAAAAAAGGCCTCCTGCACTGGCCCCTTGCTGTAAACCGGAAGGGCGATGGCGCTCACCGTGTAGTGCTGCCCTCTCCCCGAGGCCACCTCCCCCACCAGTTCCCGGGTCTGGGGATGGTAGAGGAAAAGGGCAGCCCGCTCCACTCCCTCCTCGGTGGCCACCTCCAGGAGGTTCCTCAGGATCTGGGTGGGCTCGAGGTCCTTTAACAAGGCCCGCTGAAAGCGGGAAAGGACCTGGAGTTCCCCCACAAGCCTCATCCAAGCCTCATGGTAGCATGGGGGCCGGGGTTGCATGGGGCCTGTGAAAAATCTTAGACTCGGTCAAAGGGAGGTCCCGGAGGAGGTGGGGAATGCCCATAGACTTTAGCCTTACGGAGGAGCAGAAGCAGCTTCAGGCCCTGGCCCGGCGCTTCGCCAAGGAGGTCATCCTCCCCGTGGCCCGGGAGTACGACGAGAAGGAGGAGGTTCCCTGGCCCATCATAGAAAAGCTCCACGAGGTGGGCCTCCTCAACGCCATCATCCCCGAGGCCTACGGAGGGATGGGCCTCAAGATGCTGGACGAGGTCCTCGTGGGGGAGGAGCTGGCCTACGCCTGCATGGGCATCTACACCATCCCCATGGCGAGCGATCTGGGCATCACCCCTGTCCTCCTCGCCGGCACGGAGGAGCAGAAGCGCCGTTTCCTCAAGCCCCTCACGGAAAAGCCGGCCCTGGCCGCCTTTGCCCTTTCCGAGCCGGGAAACGGCTCCGACGCGGCCGCCCTCAAGACGAGGGCTACCCGCCAAGGGGACCACTACGTTCTGAACGGCACCAAGATGTGGATCAGTAACGGCGGCGAGGCGGAATGGGTGGTGGTCTTCGCCACGGTGAACCCCGAGCTGAGGCACAAGGGGGTGGTGGCCCTGGTGGTGGAGAAGGGGGCGCCGGGCTTCAAGGCCATCAAGATCCACGGGAAGATGGGCCAGAGGGCCAGCGGCACCTACGAGCTCGTCTTTGAGGACGTGAGGGTGCCCGTGGAAAACCGCCTGGGCGAGGAGGGGGAGGGGTTTAAAATCGCCATGCAGACCCTCAACAAGACCCGGATCCCTGTGGCCGCGGGGAGCGTGGGGGTGGCGAGGCGCGCCCTGGACGAGGCCAGGAAGTACGCCCTGGAGAGGGAGGCCTTCGGGCAGAAGATCGCAAGCTTCCAGGCCATCCAGTTCAAGCTGGCGGACATGCTGATGGGCATAGAGACCGCCCGCATGTACACCTACTACGCCGCCTGGCTTGCCGACCAGGGCCTCCCCCACGCCCACGCCAGCGCCATCGCCAAGGCCTACGCCTCGGAGATCGCTTTTGAGGCGGCCAACCAGGCCATCCAGATCCACGGCGGCTACGGCTACGTGCGGGAGTACCCGGTGGAAAAGCTCCTAAGGGATGTGAAGCTCAACCAGATCTACGAGGGCACCAACGAGATCCAGCGGCTCATCATTGCCAGGCACCTCCTGGCGGAGTGAGGGGGAGAGATGAAGTTCGTAGCGGTGATCCGGCAGGTACCCGACGGGGAGAGCAGGCTCAGGATCCAAGGGGGGCGCGTGGACCTCTCCGGGGCCACCCTAATCCTGGACCAGATGGACGAGTATGCGGTGGAGGAGGCCCTCCGCCTTAAGGAAAAGCACGGCGGGGAGGCCATCGTGGTGGGCTTCGGCCCCGAGCGCACCGAGGAGGCCCTCCGCACCGCCTTGGCCATGGGGATGGACCGCGGGGTCCACGTGGTCCACGAGGGCTTCGCCGACCCCGTGGCCGTGGCCGAGGCCCTGGCCCCCGTGCTCAAGGAGGAGGCCCCCACCCTGGTCCTCACCGGGGGACAGCAGGCGGACTGGGACAGCCAGGCCCTGGGGGCCGCCCTGGCCGAGGCCCTGGGGGTACCCGTGGTGGCCTGGACCACGGCGTTGGAGCTGGAAGGGGAGACCGCCCGGGCCAAGCACGACCTGGACGAGGGGGCGGAGTGGGTGAGGGTGCGGCTTCCCGCCGTCTTCACCACCCAGCAGGGCCTGAACGAGCCCCGCTACCCCACCTTGCCCGGGATCATGAAGGCCAAGAAGAAGGAGATCCGGAAGGTGGAGGCCCACCTCTCCCCGAGGGTGGTGCTGCTTTCCGAGGAGATCCAGGAGAAGGCCAGGCTCGGCAAGATCCTGGACGGCAAGGATCCCGTGGCCGCCGTGGAGGAGCTGGTGCGGCTCCTCCACGAGGAGGCCAAGGTCCTCTAGGAGGTGCCCATGATTCTGGTGGTTTTGGACCACGACGGAAACCGGCTCAAAAAGGCGAGCCTCGAGGCCCTAACCCGGGCCCGGAGGCTCGGGGAAGCCTTCGGGGAAAGGGTGGCCGGGGTGCTCCTTGCCGAGGAGAAGGCTCCCCTGGAGGAGGCCCGGCGGTACGTGGAGACCCTCTACACCGCCGTCCTGGGCCCCTACACCGCGGAGAGGTGGGCGGCTGGGATCCTGGAGGCGGCCAAGGGGGGAGCGAAGGCCATCCTGGCGCCCTCCTCGAGGCAGAGCCGGGCCTACCTGGGCCGGGTGGCCTACGCCCTCAAGGCGGGGCTCCTGGAGGACACCCTGGACTCGTGGCCCGAAGGAGGCGAGGTCCACGCCACCCGCTACGCCTACCTGAACCGGGTGACCCAGCGGGTGAAGGCGGCCCTCCCCGTGGTCCTCACGGTTAAGCCCAACACCACGCCCCTGGCCGAGCCCCTTGGGGGGGAGGCCGAGGTGGTGCCCTTGGCTGTGCCCGAGGTGCCCACGGTGGAGGTGCTGGAGCGCCTTCAGGAGCAGAGGAAGGGGGTTTCCCTCACCGAGGCCGACATCGTGGTCACCGGGGGCCGGGGCATGGGGAGCGCTGAGGCCTTTAGGCTGGTGGAGGAGCTCGCCGCCCTCCTGGGCGGGGCTGTGGGGGCCACCCGGGCCGTGGTGGACGCGGGATGGCGGCCCTACGCCGAGCAGGTGGGCCAGACCGGCAAGACCGTCCAGCCCTCCCTTTACCTCGCCCTCGGGGTCTCAGGAGCGGTGCAGCACCTGGCGGGGATGAACAAGAGCAAGTACATCGTGGCGGTGAACAAGGACCCCGAGGCCCCCATCTTCAAGCACGCCGACTACGGCATCGTGGGGGACGTGCACCAAATCCTCCCTGCCCTGATCCAGGCGGTGAAGAAGCTGAAGGACTGATTTCACCCCATGCGGGCCCTGGTAAAACGTCCCCGCGAGGTTCTTGCTAGGCAGCCGGGGCCGCACCTCAGCCTTGGGGCGGGGCCCCTTCCCCTTCCGTCCGGGCCGCCCCAGGCTCCGGAGGACCCTCGTTCCTTGGTCCCTGCTCCGGGGTCTTCCTTCGCATTAGCGCCAGAAGAAGGTAGAGGAGCAGGGCCACCGCCACTGCCCCCACCACATAAGGCCAGGTGCTCCCGCCCTCGGCCCGGGGCACCTCGGGGAAGGAGAGGGGAGGGGCTTTGGCCTTGAAGACCTCCTCCTCCACCTTGGAAAGGCGCTGGGCAAGGGACTTGAGCGTGGCCTCGTGGGCCTTCACCTGGGCCTCCAGGACCGCCACCCGGCTGTTAAGCGCCCGGTAGGAGGCGTAGGCCTGGTAGCCCGCCAGGGCGAGGAGCACCAGGACCACCAGGGCCAAGAGGGGATAGAGCCACCTTTTCATGGAACACCTCCTTTCCCGCGAGCCCCTGGTTTTCCCGGGCCCTTGGGCCATTGTATCATGCCCTCACGTATGGCCGATAACGCCCGGCTCATCCTGGATGAGCTTCTGGCCGAGCTCGAGGAAAGGCGGAAGCGGGTCCTCCTCGGTGGCGGAGAGGAGCGCATCCAAAGGCAACACCAGCAGGGAAAGCTCACCGCCCGGGAGCGGATAGACTACCTCCTGGACGAGGGGAGCTTCGTGGAGCTCATGCCCTTTGCCGAGCACCTGGAAACGGGCCTCATGGAGGGCCTCGAGGCCCCCGCCGACGGGGTGGTGACGGGCTACGGCACCATCGGGGGGAGGCTGGTCTTCGTCTTCAGCCAAGACTTCACCGTCTTGGGGGGCTCCCTCGGCAAGGTGCACGGGCGCAAGATCGCAAGCCTCATGGACCTGGCGGCCAAGGTGGGGGCCCCCGTCATCGGCCTCAACGACTCGGCGGGGGCCCGGATCCAGGAGGGGGTGGACAGCCTCTCCGGCTACGGGGAGGTCTTCTACCGCAACGCCCTCTACTCCGGGGTCATCCCCCAGATCTCCGCCATCCTGGGCCCCTGCGCCGGGGGCGCCGTCTACAGCCCCGCCATGACCGACTTCATCCTCATGAGCCGGGGCACGAGCTACATGTTCATCACCGGTCCCGAGGTGATCAAGAGCGTCACCCGGGAAGAGGTGACCTTTGAGGAGCTGGGCGGGGCCGAGGTGCACATGGAGCGAAGCGGCGTGGCCCACCTCGAGGGGAAGGACGACCGGGAGGTCCTGGACCTTATCAAGAAGCTCCTCAGCTACCTCCCCCAGAACAGCCGGGAGAGGCCCCCCGTGCTGGAGCCCCAGGACGACCCCTTTCGCCCTACCCCGGAGCTTTTGGACCTCGTCCACCCCGACGCCAAAAGGCCCTACAACATGCACCAGGTGATCCGGACCCTCCTGGACGGGGGGGAGTTTTTGGAGATCCAGCCGCGATTCGCCCGGAACATCATCGTGGGCCTGGGGCGGCTCGGGGGCTACCCCGTGGGGGTGATCGCCAACAACCCCCGCTTCATGGCGGGCGCCCTGGACATCCACGCCTCGGACAAGGCGGCCCGCTTCATCCGCACCATGGACGCTTTCGGCATCCCCCTCCTCACCCTGGTGGACGTCACGGGCTTCCTTCCCGGGGTGGCCCAGGAGCACGGGGGGATCATCCGGCACGGGGCCAAGATGCTCTTCGCCTACGCCGAGGCCACGGTGCCCAAGATCACCCTCATCGCCCGCAAGGCCTACGGGGGGGCGTACCTGGCCATGAACTCCAAGGACATGGGAGCGGACGTGGTCCTGGCCTGGCCCACGGCGGCGGTGGCGGTGATGGGGGCCGAGGGAGCGGCCAACATCATCTACCGCAAGGAGATCCTCTCCTCCCAAAACCCCGAGGAGACCCGCAGGCGGAAGATTGAGGAGTACCGCCGGGCCTTTGACAACCCCTGGGTGGCGGCGGGGAGAGGGTACATTGACGACGTCATTGACCCCAAGGACACCCGGCGCGTCCTTTACCGGCACCTGAGGATGCTCTGGGGGAAGAAGGAGGAACGTCCCTGGAGAAAGCACGACAACATCCCGCTCTAAGGCCCGGTTCCCCAACCCTTGCCCTTCCGGGCAGGGGGGGCTAGCCTGGTTCCCGTGGACCTCGAGGCCTTCCGCCAAGACCTGGTGGCCTGCCGCCTCTGCCCCCGCCTCGTGGCCTGGCGGGAGGGGGTGGCGGGCAGGAAGAGGGCCTTCCGGGGGGAAGGCTACTGGGCGAGGCCCGTCCCGGGCTTCGGGGACCCAGA
Above is a genomic segment from Thermus islandicus DSM 21543 containing:
- a CDS encoding dihydrodipicolinate synthase family protein — its product is MILPPIPTPFDREGRLDTEAFRELAEALEPLVDGLLVYGSNGEGVHLTPEERAQGLRALKPGKPFLVGLMEETLPQAERALEEARAAGAWALLATPPRYYHASLGEGLLRYYEALAERMPLFLYHVPQNTRVDLPLALVATLARHPQVQGLKDSSGEMARFAFYQAHLGGLRVYTGHAPTFLAALALGAEGGILAAANLAPRAYRALLHRFREGRLEEAQALQRKLFPLGDLLARGGVPLLKQALRHLGLPAGYPRPPYPAESPLWESFLPVLEELKEEGWIL
- a CDS encoding TRAP transporter substrate-binding protein, which translates into the protein MERRRFLKRVGVGLAASLVYTAFAQAAPQVRWRLVSSYPKSLDTLFGGAEDLAQRVSELTGGRFQIRVFQAGEIVPGGQVLDAVQQGTVEAGHTYGPFYVGKNPVLAFDGGVPFGMTYRQHNAWMRFGGGLELLRQVYADFGVVQFPGGNTGTQMGGWFRREIRTLADLKGLRMRIPGLGGLVMGRLGVVPQTLAAGDIYPALERGTIDATEFSGPYDDEKLGFYKVARYYYYPSFWEPSAQLSFLVGQREWARLPKEFQEAFQVAAAEVNLTMMAKYDALNPPALGRLLAAGVRLRKWPGEVMKKALEEARALYEEQAAKDPLYRKVYTAYWAFRQEEYRWFAVAELGYEAFAFPAP
- a CDS encoding response regulator transcription factor — encoded protein: MARILVVEDEPLVAHLVRRLLERAGHQVDWAPSAQAALARLGEAYDLVICDLILPGVSGLEVIRRVRALGKTPVLALSASVSATSQKEALEAGAQAFLGKPFEGQALLGQVERLLNTA
- a CDS encoding ATP-binding protein — its product is MRLVGELQVLSRFQRALLKDLEPTQILRNLLEVATEEGVERAALFLYHPQTRELVGEVASGRGQHYTVSAIALPVYSKGPVQEAFFEESPLRKEEGWWLPVVGEGGSFCWAKPEARCTQRPRATRENRPLVCPSCPAFAPLGVLSLEGVPRSLERLLPLLAQLTALALKNGRLFTEREEALAHLRAQAEALAHVNQVAHDVARLLQPEGVLELLARALKERFGFYRVTVALVRGDLLEGHLTLRGDEFFWTEGQSQIRFPLATSADPLVQALRERKTLLLPREALPERARSGVGPNVAVVPLLLEEEALGVFSVDRGPGGRPVGEEEVGYLELLAGIVAVALKNAQLYRERGRLSLALAAERGRLVRILEELPDGVVVLLGEEGFANRRAREILGLGERVVLSHLPAQLGPALEGGRLEVLFQGVTYSVRGRRVGEMRVLVLHDISERAKLERALREEARFTQSLSEMAQAALAERGLARVAEALAARLTLLFGADRALFLVEEAGSLRSLSTGEEVPRPNLLEQALEEGRPLPLEEGARGRCGLAEATEAKGLVVAPFAAPGFRGGLALVYRKPRRFGERFLSRVAQAANLAALALEKARFLDHLEAEEERLKALLENAQDVIYVLDDHGLLRFVSESARAVLGYDPEEVKALGAWDHVHPEDRPRAQNLLAELLACPGEVRRAELKVLHRDGTPIPVEAWGRNLLQDPRIRGVVVTLRDLRPRLEAERLKGEFIAAVSHELRTPLAVILGLAELLKEEVPEGARESVELILEAAFRLKTMVDNLLDTSRLEAGRFEIARRPVDLRPRLLDLAKSFQGVARLSGVAFRVEVEPLPPLEADPERLLQVVGNLLSNAFKFTPPGGEVRLRAFAQEEALVLEVADTGPGIPEEELPKLFQRYGRAQGPQTRGVAGTGLGLYISRHIVEAHGGRIAVESHPGQGATFRVILPLYGPHPGG
- a CDS encoding acyl-CoA dehydrogenase family protein; translation: MPIDFSLTEEQKQLQALARRFAKEVILPVAREYDEKEEVPWPIIEKLHEVGLLNAIIPEAYGGMGLKMLDEVLVGEELAYACMGIYTIPMASDLGITPVLLAGTEEQKRRFLKPLTEKPALAAFALSEPGNGSDAAALKTRATRQGDHYVLNGTKMWISNGGEAEWVVVFATVNPELRHKGVVALVVEKGAPGFKAIKIHGKMGQRASGTYELVFEDVRVPVENRLGEEGEGFKIAMQTLNKTRIPVAAGSVGVARRALDEARKYALEREAFGQKIASFQAIQFKLADMLMGIETARMYTYYAAWLADQGLPHAHASAIAKAYASEIAFEAANQAIQIHGGYGYVREYPVEKLLRDVKLNQIYEGTNEIQRLIIARHLLAE
- a CDS encoding electron transfer flavoprotein subunit beta/FixA family protein; translation: MKFVAVIRQVPDGESRLRIQGGRVDLSGATLILDQMDEYAVEEALRLKEKHGGEAIVVGFGPERTEEALRTALAMGMDRGVHVVHEGFADPVAVAEALAPVLKEEAPTLVLTGGQQADWDSQALGAALAEALGVPVVAWTTALELEGETARAKHDLDEGAEWVRVRLPAVFTTQQGLNEPRYPTLPGIMKAKKKEIRKVEAHLSPRVVLLSEEIQEKARLGKILDGKDPVAAVEELVRLLHEEAKVL
- a CDS encoding electron transfer flavoprotein subunit alpha/FixB family protein gives rise to the protein MILVVLDHDGNRLKKASLEALTRARRLGEAFGERVAGVLLAEEKAPLEEARRYVETLYTAVLGPYTAERWAAGILEAAKGGAKAILAPSSRQSRAYLGRVAYALKAGLLEDTLDSWPEGGEVHATRYAYLNRVTQRVKAALPVVLTVKPNTTPLAEPLGGEAEVVPLAVPEVPTVEVLERLQEQRKGVSLTEADIVVTGGRGMGSAEAFRLVEELAALLGGAVGATRAVVDAGWRPYAEQVGQTGKTVQPSLYLALGVSGAVQHLAGMNKSKYIVAVNKDPEAPIFKHADYGIVGDVHQILPALIQAVKKLKD